The following is a genomic window from Miscanthus floridulus cultivar M001 chromosome 14, ASM1932011v1, whole genome shotgun sequence.
agtcttggctacggtgctggcgttgttgttcttttcctgcttcagacaatcactgataaagtcattgaatctggcatgggtgttggtacccacatgcttcatcatctttggattgagtcctctcttgaaactggcaattctcttagcatcggtgtcaaccatgtcgggagcataacgacacaagttgttgaaggcatgcaaatattgcgtcacggttttggtgccctgattcaacgccaaaaactctcccaacttcatctcagttaacccgggtggaatataaactccacggaaggcctcagcgaactctctccatgtaatctgagcatttggagggaaggttgtgcgatggtgcttccaccacattcccgctggtccttgcaattgatgtgcagcatactcagttttcaatacctcagtcatcctcaacacacgaaatttatcttccatagtgttgatccattctttagcatcgagtggttctgttgcttccttgaatattggcggcctggtgtccataaaatctttgaagctgctgtactgattcaccccaatgccaccaccctgattgttaccgcgctgaacattgttggcgatggtacgcagaaaatcctccatgttcttctgggattgttccgtattgcgctgactcccgagcaactgtgcgaagaacacctctggggtgagcgggggaggaggtggcaaatgcggttaaTGGGggggggctcattgttgttgacgtggtttccaccaccaccaccagtcctagcaccattagcaccggtctcagcggcctcataagtggtacggcgagtatttgtcatctgtatatttcagcaacaagtaatgattgagtgaagctgtaataattgtgagtgaaggaaaaattatgccgtactaaatttactggagagaataaattcatacaataaaacagaggcacaataatcgcatcctAATTAAAACAACgtcactaattaaattacttcaaatgcaaacatcgcgtccatacaaccgagttgccagcatacatacactagacttttatgcgttcagatatcgcattactagccaagttccaattacatgccaagtctcataagttcgaagcaagatacattaggttacatgccaacaaaagaaaggtcatcacgacaggacctaaacactagcgcaaggcaactagcctactcctcggggccatcgtcggggtcggagacatcaccatcacccctaggtgaaactacaggctcgtcctcgtcgtcgtcgtcgatgtccatgccagcgatgtctggaggagcatatgggccaaccccattgtagagcgcgtgaaactcctcgtgcaggttgatgttgtactcctctagctcatcgaccctctatagcataaggtccctctcgtcccagacttcattcctctcctgaaccaactgtccaatcatgcggtctgcattgttgttggcctgagtcaacgtatgcacccactgcatagctctatcacctctctctaccgcctggtcccgctgtaagctcatattagccaactgctcctgcaaactagctatagcacgtgcctgcttcttcttctgctttcttaccttgagcttatcatgactacgtaagctagtcaaagtccagtaggtacactcaagaccctgatatgctctgatagcggcaaacatagcactcatagcatggttgtcgctagcctatccctcagctggacctctgaccaaagcacttccctgaggctgaacccaaatagcatcacgaggatcatccctaggaaaggtgccagctagagctgctgcaagctcactgggaaatcttcTCATGATGTCCCTGATaacacggaaagctgctccctctgcaccctcaataggagtgtgaccctcaaactccaagtgccaaccatcccattctggagcatcaccaagggcaggaactgtgatctctaccactacaagttcatcctctgctaactggctctcattccaagagtacaccggctcttgaccctctgggtaccccacatcatggagcactctccaaagcaaggtcggcatgccaaactcgctcaagaaggtgtccatggtgcggtgctccctcagggccaacggacgtcgagtgctcttcctccggtggacttacgggcggtctgcttcgtgcgggccatctgtagcaaaatttcttttataCCCCGTGGGAACATAATTTAGGTGatgcaacttttatcaaaatgagataatcaatttataaggggaggaatgcatgacatgaatgaaatgcacaagtataTGATGTATGtatgtgccgtacgttctcacaaacttatgaaataaataatttctagcgacgaattcggtggcatacaaacgatctctcaaatacgtatctaatacgttctacacgataacgttgttatgtacctgtagaagattcatttcagcccaattcccaatgaatgcacaaaagcagtaaattttatctacacgctctacacgaatccctagatacgtgtacaacggtagtaactacccgaaccatcgtcctattgacggcatcgcctcaacagacggaatacccatacatgagatacctttgtaaaacatgcgtagaacatgtaatcactctagcatcatataagcattcaccctagatcggcggtgtatccgatcatgctctcacaactcacacttaccgaggcgtagaggcaaatgatccatacactaccactcaaacaagtggcactcatacaatagcacgccgtatgagcaacgaaagagaaatatgatgcaagaaccccaagtcagtacttaattaagccacctagagtccttaactaggcataaaggatatgaccactggcacactttttagtttagaaatcacgtttttcaaatgcctttttgttttaaatacacttgtgaacagtacacatgctaaaccatgctctgatgccagctgtaacagaaccgaccaattatacgaaattaagtaagaaaatcatccgccagagcagatgatttagcaaacttaagcccgtataacccggtagtccgtgaaatcacgaaggatttcaaaccaactcacataccagccaagatcgtaataagtttagcggtcaccatcacatattacataaaagttcgcatctcagatacatcagtgtttaaacatagttattacaaaacgagttcaaatagaagtagcggaagccatttgttcaaaaccacacacactcacacggagttcaaatacagtgccagctaatgatcatctccaacaaaagcatcagacgagacgtaaggaatgaccatgcccatggtcctaagcatcacccatcgtaggataaaggcagttgatacagtagccgtaatacatctgcccatctgcaacaagtgggaataaaaccctgagtacgagaaggtactcagctagacttacccgacataaccaaaaataaagtgacaccaaggattatgaagggctttatagtagggtagctgactcatttgcaaaaagaggcattttagcatttcaagaacctttccaaaagcattactgtcaagttaattattattaacctgtcgactacatttgcacctatactagagcaagcatgtgattaagcaaataatgataaccaatgatcattaacaacttccataatgtcatattcattataactgtccaagtgttccatcaacattactacaatgaagtcactcaagtcaagtgctcactatccaggagcgatggcgattcgaatcgattcctaaccagctggtgatttattccttacacaaacctcactcacccgctaaagtgaggtatcgatcaccgagtcaactatccaggaaaaatctcgagtttgccaggaaccacatgtacccgggggccgaccgactaccctttggtcttatcatctcgcccccgtgtcctaccacacctgctccgatacagtgcgctgcgggaaatctactcggcccgaataatctcccagctttgcggtcgaaaggtactttattcggccagctaaatataaggcatgcgttcaacatgacctgaggcccaacaacggtcggtccttaatcgacacagatggaaaagcactacagtccaaaactctgtaagtctccgtccggtctcaacttcaaattaacacttagttataccatgactacatagttatccaagcagatctaggtaaccacctatagctcgcaggtgacaggaaatcacccgacttctaccggtctaagccagctaagcattgactcgactgcggataccagggtaacaaggatatagtataacaaaggtagacaaggtataatgcagcaacggttgcgaacaactcctgaacgtaatgcatcaattaaagtaaagcatttaattaataattgcaaaccagggaaaaaaatgcttcggggcttgcctctctcgaaggagctcgggcggtgatcggggcactccggaagttcctcagcGTCCTCCttgtctgcttcggtcacttcatgcggctgcacctcgagctactcctcaggctcctcggatatgacgactgggctctcggtttgcgatcctgtatgatgcaggtgcgtaagtgcttatgcaaaaggtgcatcggatgaaatgaacacaatgaatatgctggaatgcaaggtagtcaacatcatccaagaacatgtactacaagcacatgtcatctactgcattctcttctattactaagatgctaagtcaacacatctcattaaatgcttcaaagatacaccaaagcttcactaatttcttaatcatgcataaagcaacatttgattaaaccctaattaataataggtttaaatagcaacatctatttttatagcttagaaaaatcttagaaaattaccatagcacagtactatcctaagtagtctaccatcacatttttatggcatttggataagtagaatagcctacacaaaaatgacaagcctggacctaattatgaacatgaaaatactttgtattatgaaaagtgtcaaacaacagatgtaatatttttcctatgttctacatagtaaataatcactgcacaaaaattatcacatgcatgttttatacaaattttgctctctagcaaaaataacaaaaatcagcaattaaaggcacttgaactacacctcacattttttctacaggacatgcatggcatatatttttcctaggaagtacattacacaaaaagagtaacaaacttggaagcatatttttctgatacatataggttttactacacattttacaagatatcaacaatatcaagaattaaataaagctctacagaaaagtatctcaaaaatggcatgcaatatttttatcatgtagatctggtgacaaggaacacaacaaaatttgtttcaacaaatttggagccaaaatgagtacacaaacattttccaaagtatttctcttcctaaataataaagaaaaaaccGAAAACatttttcctattactactgggccggcccatgggaacgactggcccacggccgctttcGGCCTGCGTAACCGAGCGGAGGGAAAGGCGATGGCCTGGCTCGAGGctccggcccaaggccgacctggCCCAGCAAGGCCGAGGCGAGACGGCCACGCCACGCCGACGTTCCAGGCGCCATGGCGGTGCGGCCGCTGCCAGCGGGCCGACAGCCATTGCCGGCCATGACCGGGCAAGTAGGCGTGCGCGCTGGGTCCGCAAGAAGGTGGCGAACCCGAGAAGGTCACTCAAGGGGATAGAGAAGGGACGGGGAAGCCCTTCCACGGTGAGGTCAAGCGCGGCGACGCCATGACCGACGGCGGCGAAAATGCGCAAGGTAGCTGTACCTTGCTCAAACTGTGACCCTACAGTGTGCACCGGGTGTCGGGGAGCGAGGCGGAGCGACGTGTGCTCGATTGCGGGCAATGGTGGACCACCGGCGGCCAATTTCGCCGGCGGGGCTGCGGTGGCGAGGGCGGCGCGAGCAGAGCTCGGTGCGGGGCGAGGTAGAGACGCAGCGCGGGAGAGGAAAATGAGGAGTGCTGGGAGAAGCGGAGCTGCGGGGGCTTGAAAACGGGTGAGGCGCGTGCTCGCGGGGGCCACGGGACGCCACCCGGCCGGCGTCGCCGGCATGCGCTCGCCACGCGGCGCGGCATGCCTGACGCGGTCGGACGCGTACGCTCGCGCGGGGGAGAAAGAAGACAGCGCGCGGGCGTGGGCTGGGCCAAGGCGAAGGCGCGGGCGCGTGAGgatcgctgggccggcttcggctgatGGGCCAGAAGTGAGGTGGCGGCCCGTTAAAAGAGATAAACAATTTTTCTAATTCCATTTTCaatgaattttcaaatatcagttttcaagtaccattttgagcaagaaaatgacttcttttgaaaatggcccaaaaataaaagttgcttagaatttaatcctctacaactttgctttagggaccaactaaaaattttgcatagattttgaattgggaagcaaaAGCTAAATAGAGAGGATTTTTTACCCTTTCCAATAATAATTTCaaaagcatattttgtcaaaagtttgaatacaaactttgctccaaaaattgtgctaaataattctagatgatttacaattatagccaaacatgttttattaacctagcaagcataattagggcaaaataactctaaacaagtgtatgcaacattcatgtttcacgagcatgtttcatatgtttcgaagcattgcttcagttattatttacatgattatgcatgtatgattaggatgcttgatgatgcataatatgcatgatttgtagtgcctaaaggCTTgcataacactagggtgttacatgtttaatctaatggcaattgaccgtgacgacgAGGCACGTTCTATTCACCAATCCGTGATGAaataggaacaagataaagtaaataagttgagtttaagtcataaggtgagatcaagggagagaatgttagaTGATCTCCAACCAATTCGCCCAACGGCTAGTTAGGCCCTTGGAtcgcgccctgatcaggggcgccaACCGTTCCATGGTTGATGGGCCCCCGTCACACAGCGCCATAAAAATTGAGGTGAGAgccggggcacaaggcacgaggttcacctgagccgtcaGACGCCCCCCACCTACAGTCTCGAAACTCTAACCGATCTAAGagggggtgctgccagcgactgAAAGAtcgccaccggccaccgccgcctctgcaccATCGCCACCGCGACAGCGCCTTCACCGTCGGCCTTCACCACGCCACCGATGAGCAaccccatggccagctcgtcttctacgaaggTGGCCGATAGTTTGCACCTCCGTGATCTCTCTCTATTTCTTATTTTAGTCTAGGTTCTAGGGTTTACACTTCATTAAATATCAATAGGTATACTAGATCTATGACTTGTTCCTGTAACCCTTCTGTCACTTCTATCAGCAGCTTCACCGAGTTCGTGGAGCTGTACAACAACGTGAGCACTGAGCAGCACAAGTACGGGGCCGGGGGAAAGGTGTGGGACCCGGAGCTGTTGCAGGCGCAGGGCATGGTGGTGCGCTACGTGGTGAGCCCCGACGGCCATGGCAAGTTCAGGAGCATCACCGAGGCCATCAAGGCCGTGCCGGACGTACGGGAACAAGAAGAGGGTCATCCTCGACATCAGGACGGCCACCTACAAGTAATAATTATTATGATAAGAAATTTGAatctcttccccttcttctctgataaaaaaaacaaacaaacaaattcGAGGCCCTCTTTAACTTACTGGCTGGCTGGATGGATGGATTGTTTCACCtttccttcttttgttttctAATGTTTTGCTGTTGTCTGCTGACACGCTGGCACGCTGCTGATGCCACGGTGGCCTTCCTTGATTAATTTTGTAACTGTTTCGTTCTGATTTATAGAAATGAACTAggatttaattaattaattcgaCAGAAGGGTCGTAGCAGCTCCCAAGGTCATGTGATCTTTTTTTTCTCTTTAGATCGACAAAGGAAGGAAGTTGACGTCATATTTGAAGTCTGTTCTTTGCAGGCGCACGGCCAAAATACGCAAAGATGGTTTTATTCTAAATGGTCGAGAAGCAGTAGTGTGCAGTGTGCAGTGTTGAGAGAAGAGCAGACAGGTTGCTTTCGTAGGTGGTGTGTCGCGTTCGCGTGGATGAGTAGGGCGCTGATGGAACGGCATTATTAAAGACACACGATGCAACAGCAGCAAGGCCATGGTTAGGGGTATATATACGTACATGCAGCCCGCAGCCCGATGACCCTGGCCCGAATCCCGCCTTTTTGGCCCGGCCTGAGCCTAGCCCGGCCCGGCCTTCTTCGTGCCCATGCCGGCCCGACCCGGGGTagcaggccgtgcttgggctgcTCCCCCAGCCCGGCGGGCGGCTCGGCCCGGCCCGGCCAAAAAAGGAGGCACGGAGCCGGCCCCGCTAGCCGGAAGCACGACGCGGCCACTCTCAGTCTCTCACCGCTCCCCCTGTCAAACCCTAATCCCCATTCCCAGTCTCTCACAGCGCCACGCCTCTCTCAGTCTCTCACCAcgcctctctctctcactctcgcaGTCACTCCACTCCTGCCCACCCCCGCGTGGCCACGCCCACCAGAGGGCATAGAAGGATCCTCACCTCCGCTCAGGCGCTCACCTCGACAGATCCGGCGTCATGCGTCAACCTCCGCGTGGCCAGGGGCTCCTTACCTCCACGCGGTCGAGCCCTGGAAGCGCCACCGCCGACGTGCCCCTACGGCCCTACCTCCTCTTGCCGCGCGCGGCCGTCGGCGTCGGGTGCGGGTGCGGCCGGATCCGCCACGGCCCTCTTCCTCGTCTTCACCCCCACGCCTCTGGAAGCCGGCGACCCCGTGGGGCAGATCTGCGGGAACAACAGCAGCCACTACACCACGAACGGCGCCTACCACGCCAACATCCAGCGGCTCGCCGCCACGCTCCCCACGAACGCCTCCTCGTCCGGGAAGCTCTTCGCAATGGCCACCATCGGCGAGGTCCCCCGTCCCTGACACCGTCTACGCGCTCGCGCTCTGTCGCGGCGACGCCGACTCCTCCTGCCTCGTCCGCTACTCCGACTAGAACTTCCTCTCCATCCCCTTCTCTTCTCGCCGGATTCGGCGTcgagcgccgccaccgcctcccgcCTCTCTCAGCCAGCGCCGCCCCTTCGCCACCGCCTCCCGCCTCTCTCAGCCAGCGCCGCCCCTTCGCCACCCACGCCCGTTCTGGAGGCGACGACGACGCCTTCGTTCCCCTCTCGTCGGGCTGCTGGGCCGGCACGGCCTGCTAAGACGCTCGGGCTTTTCAGGCCGGCCCGGCCCGAAAAATGGCCcgacaggccgtgcctgggccgtaggCCAGGCCTGATGCCCGGTTCAGCACGGCCCGAGAGGCAcgacgtgccgtgccggcccgaccaccatcgggccgtgcctggcacgggcccgtgccgtgctgggccgggccggcccgatggaCATCTATAGTTAGGGGTGAAAACGGTACAGATATTTTTGACTGTATTCGAGACCGAATTCGTTTAGTGGGGTTTAGATCTGTCCATATTCGAGTTCGGAtatcaacatccgataccgtatccgtatccgaatacttaaatcgcatatttatgatgtcggtatccaatcgtatcctatccggcaaTTAAATCTGATTAGCctatgatttaacaatgtggtgctacaataaacattcgctaataatagattaattaggtttaatagattcgtccCACGAATTAGCCTGGGCTTTGATCTACAATTAATTTTATAATGAGCTCATCTTTAGTCCTCCTAACTAGCCTCCGAATATTCAACTGTAGCAAGAGCTAAACTTTAGCCAACGCCCACGAGAGGACTggtaggataataaacaccagacagtGTAACAGTAGAGTCATAAAATACTTCCAGGAAACTCCAATATTTTCCCAGCCACGTGCCAATGGGCTGGAGACAACAGTGCAGAAccataatttgaatttatgaacacaGAAAATACATCACTGTAAGGAACCAAGTGTTTTAGCATGAGAtaagtagcattccatctaacatccatgtctAAGCTAAATTTTCTAGGTCTCATACCTTTAGTTTCACAGTAGTTTCtaaacatagcaattctttgattagaggagttcaagaaattaattgcagttctaaaatcctCTATATAAGGTTTGATTCTTTTTAGTCCAGATTTGACTATCAGATTAATAATGTGACAAGCACAGCGTTGATGCACAAGACTGTAACCAGGTGCAGGATCATCAGGTGCAGGATCACAACCAAGATAACCAGCAAACATGGGTGTCAAagtttccatagccttagcattagaagatgCATTATCTAAAGTGATAGAAAAGATTTTATCAACCAAGCCATACTCCTCAACAACAGATGCAATGGAAGCAGaaatgttttcaccagaatgcTTAACTTGAATCAACCTAAGACCAACAATCTTCTTTTGCAATTCTCAATcagcattcacatagtgagcaacaacagatATGTAATCCTCTTTAGTATTACCAGACCATATGTCAgaagtcaaagcaacagatgCAGAAGCATGCACACAGTTCCTAATCATAGCACGACATTCAGCAAATAACTTAtccagatctctagtggtggttctTCTAGATGATCTAACAAATCTTGGGTTATGAGAATTTTTAATATATTCCTCAACAGTTCAGTTCTAGCAACAGCAGGATCATAGTTCCAATTATGCAAAGACCCATCAACATTAAAAGCTAGTCGAGACTGAACCCTAGAAGCATTATCAAGTTTCTGTTTGCAAGATTTTTGGTGCCTAAGAATGTGACCAGTACCAGCAGCAGATCTAGCACTCAACACAGTTCTACACATCTTACATATAGCTCTAATACGCACATCGACACCATTAATCTTCTCATAAACCTCCTCAAAGTCACCCCAACACTTAGACTTGCGCTTACCAAGTCCAGAAACAGCACCAGAGGAAGGAGTACGAGTACCATTACCATCAGCATTACCATTAACACCAGTGTAGTTGGAGTCCACCGTCCCTGTCCCCGTTGCCCCTGCATCGACGGCATCGACGTCGATCGCCGGCTGTGTCCCGCGGGTGGCGTCATCAAACACCGCAAAGGGGTCATGGCCGTCGTCGTCGTACTCCGGGGACAGCCCAGCCGCGACCAAGTCATCGTCGCCAGTCACAGGGAACATGGCACCGTCGCCCTGCGGGTCACACGCCATGGGGCCCTCGGCCGCGGACGGCTGAactccagcaccgttcctcaacggtgcgcggCTACGGCTTGGCCGCGGTGCCATTGCCCGTCGTCCGTCTACACCAAGGCTAGTTGACGACGAGGCATCGGTAGCAGACCTGCAAAGAAAAAGAACACGAAAAGAAGAAAAGGATGAGAAAATGATCCCAAAAACAGAATCAAAACACTGAGAAACGTATAGATctaggggctagggttagggttacgaatggggatggacttgcctgcgcaaccggagccggatgagaaaatgatcccaaaaacagaatcaaaacactgagaaacgtatagatctaggggctagggttagggttacgaatggggatggacttgcctacgcaaccggagcccggcgccggagaagacgagggccacacaAGGGCAAGACGGGATTAAGAAGGACGTCGAGCGACGGTGGAAGAGAGACGGGGAGGCGGACTCACATGTTCATCGACAAACAGAGGAGAAGGAGTAAAAAGGAAGACGGAGAGGGACTGAGGGAGCAGGGAACTCAGGGAGAGGTGATGGAGCGGCGGCGATATCATCGGATCCAAGGACGACGGTCGCACCGGCGGCGAAGATGGATCGACGAGAGGAGGCGAGTGGCGACGAGCGAGAGCGACGAGCGACCGAGAGGGTGTCGAGTGCGGCTGCGGTTGGGAGgcgaatggggttagggttagggtgggGGTGGGGGCCGGCCGGGGGAGGGTTGCGGTTATATGGGGAGCCGGGGAGGAGGCCAGGAGGGGAGGGGGCGTTCTTGGGCCGCCGGCCTGCTTGCCTGCTTGCGGGCCGTGCCGCGCCGGCCTGTGGGCCTAGGgtgcggcccaagcacggcctgcacccccgtgccgtgccagcccgggCCCATTGACcttcgggccgggccgggctagGGCAGGGCCTAAATAGCGGGTCCGTGCCGGGCTCACGGGCTCGGGCTTTGTGCCCGGATATAGCTGCAGCATGCTCTGGTGCTCTGATCCTCCAGAGTTTAAGGGAGTATATGCGTACAGTCGCACGTGCGAGTGGTAACTCCACGCAGTAATGGGACACAAGTACTACTACACTGCTCATCTCCGTAGGCGCCATACCGCATGTACGGAGTACGTACGACACAGCGTAGTAAGAACAAACATGATGGATCATGCGGACATTCATAGAGATAGCATCACTTTCTTAATCTTAAGCGAGTTTTAATAATAACAGCaggaaattttagaagaagtaaaaaaaaaaacagatcgtACATGCGGGCATGGATTATTCATTTATTCTAGAGAAAATCGAGCACCCATCGATCGAGCAGCTCTGCCGTCTCTCTCGATTAATGCTCGTCGTCTCCGATGGATACATGAGTAGCTCTTCTCCTCCTCTTTAATTTGTGTTTTTTCTTCAGTTCCTCTGACGATGCGTATGGTGCGTGGTGGCTGTGGACGAATGAATGCGGTGGGCACggtatagtaaattaaataatGGCCATATGGCCGCCGGCCGGCCCGGTGGGTAGGTGCACCGTGCACGTACGACGGCCGGATCGATCACCGATCAGTTCTTGGCGGCCACCGCCTCTCCCTGAACCACCTGCTCCGCCGTGCTCATCTCCTTGAGCTTCTCCTCGACCTTGTCGACGCCGTCGACGCCAGCGGCGTCCTTGTCGCCCTTGCTCCCTTCCTCGGCGACGGCCGCTTTCTTCTCCCCCTCCGCCGCCGCTTCCACTTtcttctccaccgcctccgcagcagcaccGTTGCGGTtgccggcagcagcagcagcaccgccaACGCCAACGCCACAGACGTTCCTGGGAACAACAACGCGGCCGTCGTCGGCCTCAAACGCCTCAACAGGGAAGCTCCTGGACAAACCCCCAATCGCCTTGCAGTGGAGCTTCCCCTGGGGCGGGTCATCGACGCAGATCTCGTGGAGCGTGACCCAGATCAGCATCTCCTTGGCCTTCACCCCCGTGATCTTCTTCAGCCGGCCCTTGTCCG
Proteins encoded in this region:
- the LOC136504164 gene encoding uncharacterized protein, which gives rise to MTLTIPDDVRAKAEIYLGDAAGQEKTRLLLHEIGLPSGLLPLRDIIECGYVEETGFVWLKQRRKVDHYFAKADRHVTYGAEVSAVADKGRLKKITGVKAKEMLIWVTLHEICVDDPPQGKLHCKAIGGLSRSFPVEAFEADDGRVVVPRNVCGVGVGGAAAAAGNRNGAAAEAVEKKVEAAAEGEKKAAVAEEGSKGDKDAAGVDGVDKVEEKLKEMSTAEQVVQGEAVAAKN